The nucleotide sequence GTTTCAATCTGGCGAGGGTCAGCATCAATAAACAAACTCACGGGAATTCCAGCCGACTGAAGTGTACTGACCACCTCTGCCATTCGGTCTGCCTGATCCGCAATATTTAACCCCCCTTCCGTGGTGACCTCCTCCCGCCGTTCGGGAACCAGGGTGACATAGTCGGGTTTGATGTCCAGGGCGATCGCCACCATTTCATCGGTTGCTGCCATTTCTAAATTCAGATGGGTGCGGACCGTTTGCCTCAACACCCGCACATCCCGGTCTTGAATGTGTCGGCGGTCTTCCCGCAGGTGGACGGTAATCCCGTCTGCCCCACCCAGTTCTGCCAGAACAGCCGCCGCGACCGGATCAGGTTCAACCGTCCGTCTTGCCTGTCGAATGGTAGCAACGTGGTCAATATTGACACCCAGAGTAGGCAAGGTCTTTCTCCATAAAGTAGATGGTGGTGTTGAATAGCCGGATGCATTGAACCTCTTCAATTCATTCAACGCTCAATTCATATAGCGTTTCTCAATTGAGTGAGGTACGGAGGTGTGAGGCACAGTGGGGTGCTCCGCACCCTCACTGTACCTCACACCCTTGAAAAGGGCGATACCCAAAATCAGCAACATCCTGTGAGTAGACTGTGAGTAGATAGAGCGATCCTATCTGGTTTGTGAGTAAGGATTCCTGAGGAATCCTTGCTCACCAAGCCTCTCACTCTCACAACTGATTCAGGACGGCTATAGATTGATTTTAGAGGAGGAGGGAAACGTTGAGAATTGAGCGTTGGCCACTGAGGTGCCGGGTAATCGGTAATGGGAAGTCAGCAAGTCTGCCATCTGCCACCTGCGACCTGATAAAATTCCCTTGACGCAAGGAGGTTGATAATTATGACGCTGGAGACAAATTTACCCGCCACAACAGGTGCGGATGCAGTGGATGAGGCGATCGCCCGTGGGATTGATTTTGACGGTTCCCCCATTCCGGCTGCCAAATTGGAACTTTACCAGAAAGTCATGGGACTGGAAGCTGGACGGCAACGGAGTGGAGTATCGAACACCATGCGATCGCGGATTGTTCGGATTGGCGCAAAGCATATCCCTCAAGCTGACCTGAATCAGATGCTGATCGAAGCTGACTTTGCTCCGTTGAAGGAGAAGGAAATTGCCTTTTACTACGGCGGCAAGTAGTGGTCTGTCAACCACTCTGAACTCATCGCCAAGGATTTGTGCCCGTCCGCTACAAAGGGGGGGTAAGGGCAGCACCGATCTTACAGGTTACTTATACCGTGTCAGCCAACAATCTTTAGTTTGTAGTGCCAACTTCAGTTGGCTTGCTGAAGCAAGCGCTACAAAAATTGTCTGACAAAGTATAATTTCTGTCCCTGAGAAACTGTTTGCAAATGAGTATAAACGTCCTGACAAGTAAGGAATTCAGGGTTCTATAAAACGAATGACCTGTTCTTGAACCCTTTGAACCGCAAGCACCTGGATGGATTTAACCCTGGCTTACAAACAGTTTCTTAAGCCCCTATCCTGACAGATGGGGCCAAGGGTATAGAATAAGATTCATTCTCATCATAGAATGAGAACTGTTATCATTATATTCATGTCCTTTCGCCCTGGATGGAGGAGCGGAGTATGGTGGGTTTGAATCTCCGCCAGTTTGTAATTGCGTCTCTGTTGTTGCCGTTGATGGCCGGAACGGGATGTGATCCAACCAGTATCACAGCAACCCCGGAACAATCCTCTGGTTCCCAGACCACAGCTTCAAATCAGCAGATCAGGGTGGTTGCCACCTTTTTGCCGGTTTACCTGTTTACCAAAGCTGTGGCAGGGGACACCGCAGAAGTTGATATTCTGATTAAACCCGGAACCGAAGTGCATGAGTATCAATCTACTCCGGCAGATGTGCAGGCGATCGCCCGGGCAGATGTATTGGTCAAAAACGGATTGGGCATCGAAGAGTTTTTGGAGGGCACCCTTAAGAGTGCTGAAAATCCAAAACTGAAAGTAATTGATGCCAGTGCCGGGATCGAGCCACTGAAGGAAATTTCACCCGTTGTCGTAACGAGTGGTGGAAAAGCGAGCAACCATGACCATGACCATCATGATCATCATGAGCATGATCATGGGGAGGCAGCCGGTGAACCCAAAGGTGCCCATGTTCATGCCGACGGCAACCCCCATGTCTGGCTTGACCCGCTGCTGGCAAAGAAACAGGTGGAAAACATTCGAGATGGTCTGGTTGCAGCGGACCCAGCCAACGAACCTGTCTATCGAGCAAATGCTGCTGCCTACATTCAAAGACTCTCAAAGCTGGACAGCCAGTTTGAGCAAACGTTGAAACCCTACCAGAACCGCACTTTCATCACCTTTCATGACGCTTTTCCCTATCTAGCCAGACGCTACCAGCTTAAACAAGAAGCGGTTGTCGCCATTCCAGAGGATCAGCTTTCTCCCAGGGATGTCCAGGAAACGATTGAGGCCGTCAAGCGGTTTAATGTCAAAGCTTTATTTAGCGAGCCTGGCGTTGATAACAAACTGCTGGTGGGCATTGCTAAAGATATGAACCTGAAGATTTACCCCCTGGACTCGTTAGAGTCTGGTCCGCTGGACCCCGACTACTATTTCACTGCTATGGAGTCGAATTTGAAAACCCTGGAAACTGCATTTAGATAGTCCTTCTCTGACGTGGATGGATAAGGAGAGAAGGAAGGATGAGTGCCCATTCAATTCATGCAAATTCATCTGAATTTCCGGTTGTTCGAGTCCAAAATTTGACCGTTTACCGGGGACAGTATGCGGCTGTGCAGAATGTTTCATTTGAATTGCATCCCGGCACTTCAACGGCGATCGTGGGTCCCAATGGTTCTGGCAAAAGCACCCTGGTCCAGGCCATGTTGGGGTTGCTTCCCTGTTCAGCAAAAACCGTTGAAATCTTCGGTTGTCCGCTCGCCCATTTGGGCAAGTGGCGTCAACAAATTGGCTATATGCCTCAAAACTTCATCTTTGACCGCAACTTTCCCATCTCAGTGAGTGAACTTGTGGGGCTGGGGTGGGTTAAGGACAGAGGACAGAGAGCCAGCGGGCGATACCCGATCCCTCTGCCCTGGAAACCTGACCCGGAAAAAGGGGAAGCGGTTGCCCGGGCACTCCGTCGGGTGAATGCTTACCATTTGCGGCAGCAGGCGATCGGCACATTAAGCGGCGGTGAACTAAAGCGGGTTCTGCTGGCCTATTGCCTGGTTGTACCCCGTCGCCTGCTGGTGCTGGATGAAGCCTTTGCTGGGGTAGACGTGCAGGGTGAGGTGGCATTTTATGAATTATTGAAGGACTTGATGAAGTCAGAGGGCTGGACGCTGCTGCAAGTTTCCCACGACCTGGAGATGGTCAGTCACACCTGTGATTATGTGCTCTGCCTGAATCGATCGCTCATCTGCTCTGGTCGTCCAGAATCTACCCTTTCTCCCGAAAACCTGCTGGCAACCTATGGTCCAGCATTTGGACGCTATCATCATCAGCATTAAAGGGAGCAGGGGTTGCTGATTCTGGACATAAAAAAGGCGCTATATCCTCGAAACTGCGTTTCGAGCCATATTGCTTTTCAGCAATGCCAGGGAGCAGGGGATGGATTTGCTATAGGATGTTACAGCAATTTTGAGCGGGGTCAACCACAATATCAGGGATTGGCAACCCGCTTCTCTATCCTCTGTTCCCTCCCCGGCGTTGCTGATTCTGGGTATGAATCAGAGGTTGTATGAATTGAAGACTTTCAATTCATGCGGCGATTCAGTCATGCGGCGATTCAGCCCCCCCTCCTCTATGTTTTCTGCATTTCCCTATGGCCGTCACTCACTTCCTTTCCCTCCTCCAGTTCCCCTTCATGCAGCGGGCGATCGCAGCGGGCGTTCTCATGGGACTGCTCTGCGGGTTACTGGGGAGTTTTGTAACGCTGCGGCAGTTGTCGTTTTTCAGCCATGCAGTCGGCCATGCAGCCCTGGTTGGGATTGCGATGGGGGTGCTGTTGCAGCTTGAACCGACCTGGATGTTGCTGCCGTTCACCCTCCTGTTTGGGGTGGCGGTGCTATACCTGATTGACCACACGGATCTGTGGAGTGATAGTGTGCTCAATATTGTGCTATCGGGGGCACTGGCGATCGGTGTTATTCTCACCAGCTTTATTCAGAGCTACCGGGGAAACCTGATGGGGGTGCTGTTTGGAGATATTCTGGCAGTGAATCTGACTGATTTATTATTGACTTCTGGTCTGCTGCTGGCCAGTGGCAGCATTTTGTTTGCAACCCTGCGGCAGCAAATTTTGTTAACGCTGAACCAGGCAGTGGCAAAGGTGCAGGGAATTTCCGTGGAATTTCACCGCTATCTGTTTGTTGTGCTATTGTCTTTGACTGTAGCAGTCTCAATCAAAGCCGTTGGTATCTTACTGGTGAATGCCTTTCTGGTGATTCCGGCAGCCACTACAAAGCTATTGTGTCATCAGTTTTCTCCCTATCTGGCGGTTTCTATGCTGTTGGGTGCGCTCAGCAGTATTGCTGGCATGATTGTCTCAGGTGTCTTTAACTTTCCTTCAGGTCCCAGTATTGTGCTGGTGCAGTTTAGTCTGTTCTTGCTGGTGGTTGGCTGGGTCAGTTACCAGCGATCGCCCCTGAACAACGCTATCATCCATCCAAATCAGCCCCGGTAACGCCGTATCCAGTCAGGTTCCTTAGACGACAGAATGCTATGACTGCTTTCTCCGGAGATGCCCATCCGTCAAAAGTAGACTCTAGTAACAGTTTAAATCTGTGCGCATCTATGCATCCACCCAGGCACCCATCAAATCCAACGGAATTTTTTTATACCGATTTAAATTGGATATAGGGCAAATAGAGTAGACTGAGAGGGTAGTTTAGATTCCCTCTGCAATGGCTGGAGTC is from Leptothermofonsia sichuanensis E412 and encodes:
- a CDS encoding metal ABC transporter permease; protein product: MAVTHFLSLLQFPFMQRAIAAGVLMGLLCGLLGSFVTLRQLSFFSHAVGHAALVGIAMGVLLQLEPTWMLLPFTLLFGVAVLYLIDHTDLWSDSVLNIVLSGALAIGVILTSFIQSYRGNLMGVLFGDILAVNLTDLLLTSGLLLASGSILFATLRQQILLTLNQAVAKVQGISVEFHRYLFVVLLSLTVAVSIKAVGILLVNAFLVIPAATTKLLCHQFSPYLAVSMLLGALSSIAGMIVSGVFNFPSGPSIVLVQFSLFLLVVGWVSYQRSPLNNAIIHPNQPR
- a CDS encoding small RNA NsiR4-regulated ssr1528 family protein; amino-acid sequence: MTLETNLPATTGADAVDEAIARGIDFDGSPIPAAKLELYQKVMGLEAGRQRSGVSNTMRSRIVRIGAKHIPQADLNQMLIEADFAPLKEKEIAFYYGGK
- a CDS encoding metal ABC transporter ATP-binding protein translates to MSAHSIHANSSEFPVVRVQNLTVYRGQYAAVQNVSFELHPGTSTAIVGPNGSGKSTLVQAMLGLLPCSAKTVEIFGCPLAHLGKWRQQIGYMPQNFIFDRNFPISVSELVGLGWVKDRGQRASGRYPIPLPWKPDPEKGEAVARALRRVNAYHLRQQAIGTLSGGELKRVLLAYCLVVPRRLLVLDEAFAGVDVQGEVAFYELLKDLMKSEGWTLLQVSHDLEMVSHTCDYVLCLNRSLICSGRPESTLSPENLLATYGPAFGRYHHQH
- a CDS encoding metal ABC transporter solute-binding protein, Zn/Mn family encodes the protein MVGLNLRQFVIASLLLPLMAGTGCDPTSITATPEQSSGSQTTASNQQIRVVATFLPVYLFTKAVAGDTAEVDILIKPGTEVHEYQSTPADVQAIARADVLVKNGLGIEEFLEGTLKSAENPKLKVIDASAGIEPLKEISPVVVTSGGKASNHDHDHHDHHEHDHGEAAGEPKGAHVHADGNPHVWLDPLLAKKQVENIRDGLVAADPANEPVYRANAAAYIQRLSKLDSQFEQTLKPYQNRTFITFHDAFPYLARRYQLKQEAVVAIPEDQLSPRDVQETIEAVKRFNVKALFSEPGVDNKLLVGIAKDMNLKIYPLDSLESGPLDPDYYFTAMESNLKTLETAFR
- a CDS encoding pyridoxine 5'-phosphate synthase; its protein translation is MPTLGVNIDHVATIRQARRTVEPDPVAAAVLAELGGADGITVHLREDRRHIQDRDVRVLRQTVRTHLNLEMAATDEMVAIALDIKPDYVTLVPERREEVTTEGGLNIADQADRMAEVVSTLQSAGIPVSLFIDADPRQIETAAKVNARFIELHTGQYAEADNETSRNRELSVLAEGCRLAIAAGLRVNAGHGLTYWNVYPVASLPGMEELNIGHTIVSRAVLVGLERAVREMKQAIQGR